The Carassius carassius chromosome 34, fCarCar2.1, whole genome shotgun sequence genome has a segment encoding these proteins:
- the LOC132114552 gene encoding actin nucleation-promoting factor WAS-like isoform X1 — MKRATKGKDQESVGSSLLSPQENERLEQLLGKRCVSLSSAVVQLLMALPSEPNRWTPQQSGVVCFVKDSPQRSFFIRLYDIKAGNLVWEQEIYNQLMYQRTKPFFHTFPGDECQVGLNFADVAEADSFFAVVEEKISQRNNRFDKQQKKGQEHRDQRALPPLPPPNDSGTPTSSSMLPLALSNSQNQSTPSKSKKDKKEKDKKSKKKGFKLLKGAIGAPSGFTHVSHLGMGSNNLDPELMKVLSCAGISEADMNDSETSQLIYEVIERSGGIEAVKKAVNQQEPTHPPVPSGHRGSLPQMPSGSSSTPPPVPQGRMGPLPPVPGQSSGPPSHRGSLPPTPQRAAASPQTPEGRSGPLPARSSSLGPLPPVPAGGRTGTLPQPPGSRSGPLPPPPGGQSGGLPTPPLPGERRESLTPAPGKRPGPQMTERRGSFLPPQPAEAGPRPLPPGVRSSALPPPPRDNSNFLPPPPQSDTLLPPPPSDFFPPPPCDSFLPPPPEDFNSLPPPHSFESNFPPRSNSSGFNPLPPPMSAKPSAGGPPPPPPPPPPAPAAAPPPMNFGSNPSSPSGPPPPASSSGEVGRGALLSQIQSGMKLKKVTANQEPAPPALDTGEGIVGALMMVMQKRSKAIHSSEEDDEFDDDDEDDEEWD, encoded by the exons ATGAAGCGAGCAACGAAGGGGAAAGACCAGGAGAGTGTGGGCAGCTCTCTGCTTAGTCCACAGGAGAATGAGAGGCTGGAGCAACTGCTGGGCAAGAGGTGTGTG TCTCTGTCCTCAGCGGTTGTGCAGTTGCTTATGGCTCTTCCGAGTGAGCCGAACCGCTGGACACCACAGCAGTCTGGAGTCGTTTGTTTCGTCAAAGACAGTCCTCAGCGCTCCTTTTTCATCCGTCTCTATGACATCAAG GCAGGGAATCTGGTGTGGGAACAGGAAATCTATAATCAACTGATGTACCAAAGGACCAAGCCTTTTTTTCACACTTTCCCTGGAGAT GAGTGTCAAGTGGGGTTGAACTTTGCAGATGTAGCAGAGGCCGACAGTTTCTTTGCTGTAGTGGAGGAGAAGATCAGCCAGAGAAATAATCGTTTTG ATAAACAGCAGAAAAAAGGACAAGAACATAGAG ATCAGCGAGCTTTGCCACCACTTCCTCCACCAAATG ACTCTGGTACTCCTACCTCTTCCTCCATGCTTCCACTGGCACTAAGTAATAGCCAGAACCAATCTACCCCTTCCAAATCAAAGAAAGacaagaaagagaaagacaagaaaagtaaGAAGAAAGGATTTAAACTGCTTAAAGGGGCTATTGGAGCACCAAGTGGATTCAC GCATGTAAGTCACCTTGGCATGGGTTCCAACAATTTGGACCCGGAACTGATGAAAGTTCTGTCCTGTGCTGGGATCAGTGAAGCAGATATGAACGATTCGGAAACCTCTCAGCTCATCTATGAGGTCATTGAGCGTTCAGGTGGAATAGAGGCTGTTAAAAAGGCTGTGAACCAGCAGG agCCTACTCACCCTCCTGTTCCCAGTGGACATCGGGGTTCTCTTCCCCAAATGCCGTCTGGGTCCTCCTCAACGCCGCCGCCAGTACCTCAAGGTCGAATGGGGCCTCTACCCCCTGTCCCCGGTCAGTCCTCTGGTCCACCTTCTCATCGAGGTTCCCTTCCACCAACACCTCAAAGAGCGGCTGCATCACCACAAACCCCTGAGGGCCGCAGCGGTCCTTTGCCGGCCCGTTCTTCATCATTAGGACCCCTGCCACCGGTGCCTGCCGGAGGGCGTACTGGGACGTTGCCTCAACCTCCAGGATCCCGCAGTGGACCCTTACCACCTCCACCTGGAGGTCAGAGTGGAGGTCTGCCCACACCACCACTTCCAGGAGAACGTAGGGAGTCTTTAACACCCGCTCCAGGAAAGAGACCTGGACCACAAATGACCGAAAGACGAGGTAGTTTTCTGCCGCCCCAACCTGCCGAGGCAGGCCCACGACCACTACCACCGGGTGTGAGAAGCTCAGCCTTACCCCCGCCTCCAAGAGACAATAGTAATTTTTTGCCACCACCACCGCAATCTGATACGCTATTACCTCCTCCCCCGTCTGATTTCTTCCCTCCTCCGCCTTGTGACTCGTTTCTTCCTCCTCCACCTGAAGACTTTAATTCTCTGCCTCCACCTCATTCTTTTGAATCCAACTTTCCTCCACGAAGCAATTCCTCTGGCTTCAACCCTCTGCCCCCTCCGATGTCAGCCAAACCCAGTGCAGGCGGACCTCccccaccacctcctcctcctcctccagctccCGCTGCTGCTCCTCCTCCAATGAACTTTGGAAGCAACCCCTCATCTCCAAGTGGTCCACCACCTCCAGCATCCAGCAGTGGGGAAGTGGGTAGAGGGGCATTACTTTCCCAGATTCAATCAGGGATGAAGCTCAAGAAG GTGACCGCCAACCAAGAACCAGCTCCACCTGCCCTGGATACAGGAGAGGGAATAGTTGGAGCTCTCATGATGGTGATGCAGAAGAGAAGTAAAGCCATCCATTCATCTG AAGAGGATGATGAATTTGATGACGACGACGAGGACGATGAAGAGTGGGATTAA
- the LOC132114552 gene encoding actin nucleation-promoting factor WAS-like isoform X2, whose amino-acid sequence MALPSEPNRWTPQQSGVVCFVKDSPQRSFFIRLYDIKAGNLVWEQEIYNQLMYQRTKPFFHTFPGDECQVGLNFADVAEADSFFAVVEEKISQRNNRFDKQQKKGQEHRDQRALPPLPPPNDSGTPTSSSMLPLALSNSQNQSTPSKSKKDKKEKDKKSKKKGFKLLKGAIGAPSGFTHVSHLGMGSNNLDPELMKVLSCAGISEADMNDSETSQLIYEVIERSGGIEAVKKAVNQQEPTHPPVPSGHRGSLPQMPSGSSSTPPPVPQGRMGPLPPVPGQSSGPPSHRGSLPPTPQRAAASPQTPEGRSGPLPARSSSLGPLPPVPAGGRTGTLPQPPGSRSGPLPPPPGGQSGGLPTPPLPGERRESLTPAPGKRPGPQMTERRGSFLPPQPAEAGPRPLPPGVRSSALPPPPRDNSNFLPPPPQSDTLLPPPPSDFFPPPPCDSFLPPPPEDFNSLPPPHSFESNFPPRSNSSGFNPLPPPMSAKPSAGGPPPPPPPPPPAPAAAPPPMNFGSNPSSPSGPPPPASSSGEVGRGALLSQIQSGMKLKKVTANQEPAPPALDTGEGIVGALMMVMQKRSKAIHSSEEDDEFDDDDEDDEEWD is encoded by the exons ATGGCTCTTCCGAGTGAGCCGAACCGCTGGACACCACAGCAGTCTGGAGTCGTTTGTTTCGTCAAAGACAGTCCTCAGCGCTCCTTTTTCATCCGTCTCTATGACATCAAG GCAGGGAATCTGGTGTGGGAACAGGAAATCTATAATCAACTGATGTACCAAAGGACCAAGCCTTTTTTTCACACTTTCCCTGGAGAT GAGTGTCAAGTGGGGTTGAACTTTGCAGATGTAGCAGAGGCCGACAGTTTCTTTGCTGTAGTGGAGGAGAAGATCAGCCAGAGAAATAATCGTTTTG ATAAACAGCAGAAAAAAGGACAAGAACATAGAG ATCAGCGAGCTTTGCCACCACTTCCTCCACCAAATG ACTCTGGTACTCCTACCTCTTCCTCCATGCTTCCACTGGCACTAAGTAATAGCCAGAACCAATCTACCCCTTCCAAATCAAAGAAAGacaagaaagagaaagacaagaaaagtaaGAAGAAAGGATTTAAACTGCTTAAAGGGGCTATTGGAGCACCAAGTGGATTCAC GCATGTAAGTCACCTTGGCATGGGTTCCAACAATTTGGACCCGGAACTGATGAAAGTTCTGTCCTGTGCTGGGATCAGTGAAGCAGATATGAACGATTCGGAAACCTCTCAGCTCATCTATGAGGTCATTGAGCGTTCAGGTGGAATAGAGGCTGTTAAAAAGGCTGTGAACCAGCAGG agCCTACTCACCCTCCTGTTCCCAGTGGACATCGGGGTTCTCTTCCCCAAATGCCGTCTGGGTCCTCCTCAACGCCGCCGCCAGTACCTCAAGGTCGAATGGGGCCTCTACCCCCTGTCCCCGGTCAGTCCTCTGGTCCACCTTCTCATCGAGGTTCCCTTCCACCAACACCTCAAAGAGCGGCTGCATCACCACAAACCCCTGAGGGCCGCAGCGGTCCTTTGCCGGCCCGTTCTTCATCATTAGGACCCCTGCCACCGGTGCCTGCCGGAGGGCGTACTGGGACGTTGCCTCAACCTCCAGGATCCCGCAGTGGACCCTTACCACCTCCACCTGGAGGTCAGAGTGGAGGTCTGCCCACACCACCACTTCCAGGAGAACGTAGGGAGTCTTTAACACCCGCTCCAGGAAAGAGACCTGGACCACAAATGACCGAAAGACGAGGTAGTTTTCTGCCGCCCCAACCTGCCGAGGCAGGCCCACGACCACTACCACCGGGTGTGAGAAGCTCAGCCTTACCCCCGCCTCCAAGAGACAATAGTAATTTTTTGCCACCACCACCGCAATCTGATACGCTATTACCTCCTCCCCCGTCTGATTTCTTCCCTCCTCCGCCTTGTGACTCGTTTCTTCCTCCTCCACCTGAAGACTTTAATTCTCTGCCTCCACCTCATTCTTTTGAATCCAACTTTCCTCCACGAAGCAATTCCTCTGGCTTCAACCCTCTGCCCCCTCCGATGTCAGCCAAACCCAGTGCAGGCGGACCTCccccaccacctcctcctcctcctccagctccCGCTGCTGCTCCTCCTCCAATGAACTTTGGAAGCAACCCCTCATCTCCAAGTGGTCCACCACCTCCAGCATCCAGCAGTGGGGAAGTGGGTAGAGGGGCATTACTTTCCCAGATTCAATCAGGGATGAAGCTCAAGAAG GTGACCGCCAACCAAGAACCAGCTCCACCTGCCCTGGATACAGGAGAGGGAATAGTTGGAGCTCTCATGATGGTGATGCAGAAGAGAAGTAAAGCCATCCATTCATCTG AAGAGGATGATGAATTTGATGACGACGACGAGGACGATGAAGAGTGGGATTAA